The Daucus carota subsp. sativus chromosome 7, DH1 v3.0, whole genome shotgun sequence genome window below encodes:
- the LOC108195262 gene encoding uncharacterized protein LOC108195262 — MYKEVKHLLVTKKHQLLLLSPARSSKSSWQPVVTTDTTTSSYWLNWRVLICAICLVSSLVFTFFLILKYEGPRDSRNRSRETEEGKEHAGLVYEDELWKPSLRGIHPAWLLGYRLVVFFVLLIMLCLNVAVDGGSIFDYYTQWTFTLITLYFGVGAVISLQGCYKYQSKVGSNGMGNLERDAERGSHGFSLPAANPNMAISARNLSKIEIGNDRQVAGLCGYIFQVMFQMSAGAVMLTDTIFWFIIVPLLAIKDYELSFLVINMHSINAVFLVGEAAFNCMRFPWFRIAYFFLWTTVYVIFQWILHSLSATWWPYPFLDLSDSFSPLWYSTVALLHIPCYGVFALIMKLKHLTYLRLFPQSYESVS, encoded by the exons atGTACAAAGAAGTAAAGCATCTTCTTGTCACAAAAAAACACCAGCTCCTCTTGCTTTCTCCTGCAA GATCATCAAAAAGTTCTTGGCAGCCAGTCGTGACCACGGATACAACAACTTCAAGCTACTGGCTGAATTGGAGAGTCTTGATTTGTGCCATATGTCTCGTATCATCGCTGGTTTTTACATTCTTTCTAATTTTGAAGTACGAAGGGCCTAGGGATTCTAGAAATAGAAGTAGAGAAACAGAGGAAGGGAAAGAACATGCTGGTCTGGTATACGAGGATGAACTTTGGAAGCCTAGTCTGCGAGGGATTCATCCAGCTTGGCTGCTTGGATATCGATTAGTTGTTTTCTTCGTGCTTCTTATAATGCTGTGTCTGAATGTTGCAGTTGATGGAGGCAGCATTTTTGACTActatactca GTGGACTTTCACGCTAATTACCTTATACTTTGGG GTTGGAGCTGTGATCTCCTTGCAAGGATGTTACAAATATCAGAGCAAAGTTGGCAGTAATGGAATGGGGAACTTGGAAAGAGATGCAGAGCGAGGCAGCCACGGGTTTTCATTACCAGCAGCAAATCCTAACATGGCCATCTCTGCAAGAAATTTGAGCAAAATTGAAATAGGCAATGATAGGCAAGTAGCAGGTCTTTGTGGATATATATTTCAAGTCATGTTCCAG ATGAGTGCAGGTGCAGTGATGCTTACAGACACCATTTTTTGGTTCATAATTGTACCACTTCTTGCCATTAAAGACTACGAACTGAGTTTT CTGGTAATAAATATGCATTCAATCAATGCTGTGTTTCTGGTCGGCGAGGCTGCATTTAATTGCATG AGATTTCCCTGGTTTCGGATTGCATATTTCTTCTTATGGACAACTGTATACGTGATTTTCCAGTGGATTCTACATTCACTCTCTGCGACCTG GTGGCCATATCCTTTTCTCGACCTGTCAGATTCATTTTCTCCGCTGTG gTACTCAACTGTGGCACTGTTACATATACCCTGTTATGGAGTTTTCGCTTTAATAATGAAGCTGAAACACTTGACATATCTTAGACTGTTTCCGCAGTCATACGAAAGTGTAAGTTGA